A window from Thermoplasmataceae archaeon encodes these proteins:
- a CDS encoding histidine phosphatase family protein codes for MKERRIYLVRHGETEWNAMHIMQGQLNPGLNDVGRAQAMRTALKLKETNVEVIFSSDLTRAVETANYISGQLHIPVSQISSLRERGLGKISGKTIEQIRSEYPGLKFEGLMPDADSIEGSEPLEEFRKRVASAFNYCISVHDGNIAIVTHGGSIKAILSSIDPSRDYPIVNNGNITELIDNGRIIIWKISF; via the coding sequence GTGAAAGAGAGAAGAATCTATCTGGTCAGGCATGGGGAGACTGAATGGAATGCAATGCACATCATGCAAGGACAGTTGAACCCTGGCTTGAACGATGTTGGCAGGGCCCAAGCCATGAGAACCGCTTTAAAATTGAAGGAAACAAATGTCGAGGTTATTTTTTCCTCCGATCTGACTAGGGCTGTTGAAACCGCGAATTACATTTCTGGTCAGCTTCACATTCCAGTCTCACAAATTTCATCACTACGGGAACGTGGATTGGGGAAGATTTCCGGCAAAACCATTGAACAGATCAGAAGTGAGTATCCAGGATTGAAATTCGAAGGGTTGATGCCGGATGCAGACTCAATCGAGGGGTCAGAACCACTGGAAGAATTCAGAAAAAGAGTGGCGAGCGCCTTTAATTATTGTATATCTGTCCACGATGGAAACATAGCAATTGTTACCCACGGCGGTTCGATAAAGGCAATACTTTCAAGTATTGATCCATCAAGAGATTATCCGATCGTTAATAACGGAAATATTACTGAATTAATAGATAATGGTCGCATTATCATTTGGAAAATTTCCTTTTAG
- a CDS encoding PadR family transcriptional regulator — MREYRGRHGPHGGVWFGGEPSPRPGWIRGNFGLAVLETLDRKPMHGYALIQELQGVYRRPISPGLIYPTLQTLQDMEMISQQEDEGRKIYRITEKGREYLKENREAVQRIREGRQQAELIGKFDFLTDLMEIRDVIIMNADRIDTKKSQDLRDAINEAKKRVGSIIYS; from the coding sequence ATGAGAGAATATAGAGGTCGTCACGGGCCTCACGGTGGAGTATGGTTTGGCGGTGAGCCGAGCCCGAGACCTGGATGGATTAGGGGGAATTTTGGACTTGCGGTTCTTGAAACCCTTGATCGGAAACCCATGCACGGTTACGCTCTTATCCAGGAATTGCAGGGGGTGTATCGACGTCCAATCAGCCCAGGCCTGATCTACCCAACGCTCCAGACGTTGCAGGATATGGAGATGATCTCTCAACAGGAAGACGAAGGAAGGAAAATATACAGGATTACCGAAAAAGGCAGGGAGTACCTGAAGGAGAACAGGGAAGCAGTTCAAAGGATCAGGGAGGGGAGGCAGCAGGCAGAACTCATTGGGAAGTTTGACTTCCTTACTGACCTAATGGAAATTCGCGACGTTATAATCATGAACGCTGACAGGATAGATACAAAAAAGTCCCAGGATCTACGCGATGCGATCAATGAGGCAAAGAAAAGGGTTGGATCTATAATTTATAGCTAA
- a CDS encoding DUF5320 domain-containing protein, producing MHGYYGDEFGCHGRHYGRGPHGYSEEYWGEPTAEDKKKYLQERKRHLEFMLKDVEGRLAELEK from the coding sequence ATGCACGGATATTATGGTGATGAATTCGGCTGTCATGGCCGCCACTATGGAAGGGGTCCTCATGGGTACTCCGAAGAATACTGGGGGGAACCAACCGCCGAGGACAAGAAGAAATATCTGCAGGAGAGGAAGAGACACCTTGAGTTTATGCTCAAAGATGTTGAAGGCAGACTTGCAGAGCTAGAGAAATAA
- a CDS encoding MFS transporter, which yields MTEEITSSGKVSSRTLYIISLNHFVNDSSTFLIASLFPAMEIAFGFKTYYIGILVAVGYMINVAFQPLTGMASQRFDPGKLLPLGISIMAVSMVLFAISGTFAMMMVSVIIMRIGSSFFHPVGATAISRTYSGNQLDSSMGIESAFGNLGMVFSFMLSAPLYLILGWTGPFLIYAALEFLTVIFTLFTLSRDSLVRERGKKTNVDEVNLPEIRSISRKTWKSGKKRNYFLYIPVFFVVTAFITGATNTVFGNFGNLLLFHRGLSISLSNDLIAIWVVFAFFGALVTGRLTVMMSRMKLLILSYIVSGMSCLSFALFSGNILPSTISLALNGFFLGIVYPATYSELGDLSSRLGSSGSSFGILFSSQLIGSSIFGYLGGYFSYTYGLASVFELTSFLLILSVGIVSIWSYRFRPTFLGTAMVK from the coding sequence GTGACGGAAGAAATCACCTCCTCAGGAAAAGTCTCCAGCCGCACGCTCTATATAATTTCTCTAAATCACTTTGTGAACGACAGTTCAACTTTTCTCATCGCTTCGCTCTTTCCTGCAATGGAAATAGCCTTTGGCTTTAAAACGTATTACATCGGTATACTTGTGGCCGTAGGTTACATGATCAATGTGGCATTCCAGCCTTTAACTGGTATGGCGTCCCAACGTTTTGATCCCGGCAAGCTTCTTCCTCTTGGCATTTCAATAATGGCAGTATCAATGGTGCTATTTGCCATTTCCGGAACCTTCGCGATGATGATGGTATCCGTAATCATCATGAGGATCGGTTCAAGCTTCTTTCATCCGGTAGGGGCCACAGCGATTTCTAGGACATATTCAGGAAACCAGCTTGATTCATCTATGGGAATTGAGAGTGCCTTCGGTAATCTCGGCATGGTTTTCTCATTCATGCTTTCTGCTCCCCTCTACCTGATCCTTGGATGGACTGGGCCTTTTCTTATTTATGCAGCATTAGAGTTCCTGACGGTAATTTTCACACTGTTCACACTTAGTAGAGATTCCCTGGTTAGAGAGAGGGGGAAAAAGACTAACGTAGATGAAGTGAATTTGCCAGAAATCCGATCAATAAGCAGGAAAACATGGAAGTCAGGAAAGAAAAGAAACTATTTCCTCTACATACCCGTGTTCTTTGTAGTTACGGCATTCATTACTGGTGCCACAAATACTGTATTTGGAAACTTCGGGAACCTGCTACTTTTTCACAGAGGGTTAAGTATTTCGCTTTCCAACGACTTGATTGCAATATGGGTAGTATTTGCGTTCTTCGGGGCTCTGGTTACAGGCAGACTTACAGTGATGATGTCGCGAATGAAATTACTGATTCTTTCATATATTGTATCTGGGATGAGTTGCCTCAGCTTTGCACTTTTTTCAGGTAACATCCTCCCGTCGACTATTTCTCTTGCACTGAACGGTTTCTTCCTGGGGATTGTATATCCTGCCACTTACTCTGAACTGGGAGATCTATCTTCTAGATTAGGAAGTTCCGGTTCCTCCTTTGGAATTCTCTTCTCAAGCCAACTGATCGGGTCATCCATCTTCGGTTACCTTGGTGGGTATTTTTCATATACGTATGGCCTTGCGTCAGTCTTTGAACTGACCTCATTTCTCCTGATACTTTCTGTGGGCATTGTTTCAATATGGAGTTACAGGTTTAGGCCAACATTCCTTGGTACTGCAATGGTGAAGTGA
- a CDS encoding PhzF family phenazine biosynthesis protein — MSGTRDHRFYWVDVFADKPYEGNPLTVVLGSQDLDDYSMHKIAQEFGNSETTFVEAFSSVEENIKTRIFGLTGEMPFAGHPSLGTAFAVRGNSGAREVSLGLKVGKISITFDDLEEGTLCEMTQPDPVFGEIHSKDMVAEAIGADPDSIRDDLPVETVSTGNSFVLVPFNRLEDLSHFHMSVDRAVNYLHSHQSRFFYLYSFETQDKRNLIHARMIYEKGEDPATGSAAGPLIAYLLKYDIVGSSKSVWIEQGSEIRRPSRIRIRGIKAGDEIRSIKVAGKCFKIGEGIISI, encoded by the coding sequence ATGTCGGGGACCCGCGATCATAGGTTCTATTGGGTTGATGTATTTGCGGACAAGCCCTATGAGGGAAACCCGCTGACCGTAGTCCTTGGCTCTCAGGACCTTGATGATTATTCCATGCACAAAATTGCGCAAGAATTTGGGAACTCAGAAACCACTTTCGTGGAGGCATTCTCATCAGTTGAGGAAAATATAAAAACCAGAATATTTGGACTGACTGGAGAAATGCCTTTCGCTGGACACCCCTCTCTTGGAACGGCTTTCGCGGTGCGTGGAAACAGCGGAGCGCGGGAAGTATCTCTCGGGTTGAAAGTCGGGAAGATCAGCATAACGTTTGATGATCTTGAGGAAGGTACACTGTGTGAAATGACCCAGCCTGACCCCGTGTTCGGGGAAATTCACTCCAAGGATATGGTTGCAGAAGCGATTGGGGCAGATCCGGATTCGATAAGAGACGATCTCCCCGTGGAAACAGTGTCAACAGGTAATTCATTCGTGCTCGTTCCTTTCAATAGGCTAGAAGATCTTAGCCATTTCCATATGTCAGTGGATAGAGCTGTGAATTACCTTCACTCACACCAATCCAGGTTCTTCTACCTGTACTCATTTGAAACCCAGGATAAGCGTAACCTGATCCATGCGAGAATGATATATGAAAAGGGGGAGGATCCGGCGACAGGGTCTGCCGCTGGACCACTGATTGCCTATCTGCTCAAATATGATATTGTCGGTTCATCAAAATCGGTATGGATAGAGCAGGGTAGCGAGATCAGGAGGCCCAGCAGAATCAGGATAAGGGGAATAAAAGCAGGAGATGAAATAAGGTCCATAAAGGTCGCTGGTAAATGTTTCAAGATCGGAGAGGGGATCATAAGCATCTGA
- a CDS encoding DUF4382 domain-containing protein, translating into MSKSSKTAIAVVISALVISAGAYVYFSQYYNKGVMNVYVQDTPLTNVNAVYVTFSAVAVHGNASGWVNFTTGKTTVNILNLDTTNASLLKSVSLSAQTFTMIRLYISSVNVTVLGINISLILSAPFAFVNHPFTVSAHSTTVVHIDFNLINDINLQSRVFTPYVGITVS; encoded by the coding sequence ATGAGCAAATCATCTAAGACTGCCATTGCTGTAGTCATCTCTGCATTGGTGATTTCGGCTGGCGCTTATGTATATTTCTCTCAATACTATAACAAAGGCGTAATGAATGTGTACGTTCAAGACACTCCACTGACAAACGTAAACGCGGTATATGTGACATTCAGTGCTGTTGCTGTTCACGGAAACGCTTCCGGGTGGGTGAACTTTACAACTGGAAAAACTACGGTCAACATATTGAATCTCGATACAACCAATGCGAGCCTGCTGAAATCAGTCAGTCTTTCAGCCCAGACATTTACCATGATTCGGCTCTACATCTCATCAGTGAACGTTACTGTGCTTGGCATCAACATTTCATTGATTTTATCCGCGCCATTCGCATTTGTAAACCACCCATTCACGGTGTCTGCACATTCGACAACTGTGGTGCATATAGATTTCAATCTGATCAACGACATAAACCTGCAGTCTAGAGTATTTACGCCATACGTTGGGATAACCGTTTCATGA
- a CDS encoding Rieske (2Fe-2S) protein, with translation MSWHRTISVKAIEKAKGASVKIGNDVIFIAKIGASLYAIDGVCSHAKCILGSVEAESRKVKCFCHDAEFDLKDGKMTTPPFVAPNAPMDKLGLRTFPAREENGFIEVDL, from the coding sequence ATGAGCTGGCACAGGACAATTTCCGTGAAGGCGATTGAGAAGGCGAAAGGAGCAAGCGTCAAAATTGGCAATGACGTGATTTTCATTGCAAAAATTGGCGCATCTCTTTACGCAATAGATGGCGTATGCTCCCATGCAAAATGCATACTGGGAAGCGTGGAGGCCGAAAGCAGAAAGGTGAAATGTTTCTGCCATGACGCAGAGTTTGATCTCAAGGATGGAAAAATGACCACGCCACCTTTTGTTGCGCCCAACGCTCCAATGGATAAACTCGGCCTCAGGACCTTCCCCGCAAGGGAGGAGAATGGCTTTATCGAAGTTGATCTTTGA
- a CDS encoding DNA-directed RNA polymerase subunit K, producing the protein MTLTKFEKARIIGARALQISMGAPVIIDVPNTMVDPVDIAILEFENNVIPITIRKAEK; encoded by the coding sequence ATGACTCTCACAAAATTTGAAAAAGCAAGGATTATTGGCGCTAGGGCACTTCAAATATCGATGGGAGCCCCTGTTATAATTGATGTACCAAACACTATGGTTGATCCAGTGGATATTGCAATACTTGAATTCGAAAACAATGTGATACCTATAACCATAAGGAAGGCAGAGAAATAA
- a CDS encoding YncE family protein, which yields MLNKNKKIFAFFIVSAMIFSGFAIAFSGSVNLRIDSGNAKVASVPQNSQIGQYPDGNNSQGGAYDPYNQELYVTNYFSNNVTVVNAFSGISVANISVGKEPQGITYVPYNHELYVENYGTSNISAISSADNNVVATISLPGSPQFSAYDPQNQALYVSGLQDGVGVIWVLNVTTNGNISTINLPLLNAIPYGLAFDPYNGYIYVTDNYNNYVYVLSPSGTVVDTIDTGQGPYGIALDPVNKMMYVSDNDINSKIYRYPKEFNITIINTNTNSPVKSVVPGSYPEGVAYDPVNGYIYVANSGSANISVLNPTTESIIQSLPARVQTQNGSSAIVYDPVLQQIVSVNDIATIDTTLNYNSAGGFASQFLSSPPSRSVAYDPMNHLLYVGDSSSNAVGVYSLNGELVTSIATAGDIYSVIYGNNTIFAAAYSTSQVVLINPETNTVTNTESLKYSSPDGLAYDSRNNTLFIAFPNNNIVGVMNLSTYKIVKSLGVGEEPAALTYSNITNQVYVGEYDGNIHIINASSYVNIYPNFIGGSYPSQVVYDPYTNSIYIANSGNDSMYIISVPEINYSVSGNTPFYAIPLGSPQQSILLNPSNGLIYIMQSGTHNVTIFNPLLNETVGSINSPALSGAGLMTYIPGAQIILAADSTGVEEISPAQTYNVAVEVGNLVPAGNTWNVQIQPSLDSAMAQVYSSTQLSNQSINLPLPNGTYDLNISTNYGGVHSIHGYFVVNGSAKTLLFYEQFRIYFNETGLPSGTEWSITIGGGKYSSVSNSTELNLSPGTYEAIISGSAGFEPYPSSLLLTVSHANISQGVYFQSPQNQTFGAVSSTIGLYNGGSYAGDSFIPVTPSTFSFYGAYDPALGIMIIPVAGASEAFVQVYNTSENQVLYTNTQPGNFSFTTYDPTAAYFDPSNSMFYVVDSYYNIVASVFPNNLTIENAVHLPGKLTPLISGIGDEIYVANSTGTVFGVNVNTGSVQDFNVNLSLYATVMLPYNKDLFMLNSTGNSLIELNTSTGTVSQYDFTNGFSAFQVIAGPPGTLYISSMNAQFVQVFNESTDKVTASINLVSSLGGKEYSGNIVTGGVYDPFNGYMYFSSAAAPSILTFGNFTIYDPESGKVIGSFPGLNASSSISLILDNANQKIYAVALAGDTLTVISPQTYYSVTVKEKGLPAGTSWTLKLSNGQTFTTTGTSITFSAENDTEYAYILISGNSSFGGTPGSFTLSGGSGTVQASFSLLKYTVDIKETGLPSRTKWFVNISGTIYNSTTNELAVQLPNGTYSYTVNGVSGYTITNATGNIAVKGGATIYVKFRNTSSLPFIDIAIIGGVAAAVAIAAIAVYLARGRKNRK from the coding sequence GTGCTCAATAAAAATAAAAAGATCTTTGCTTTTTTTATCGTATCGGCGATGATATTTTCAGGTTTTGCTATTGCCTTCAGCGGATCAGTTAATTTAAGAATAGATAGTGGAAATGCAAAGGTTGCCTCTGTTCCCCAGAATAGCCAGATTGGACAATATCCAGACGGAAACAATTCGCAAGGAGGAGCATACGATCCCTATAACCAGGAGTTGTACGTGACAAATTATTTCAGCAACAATGTTACCGTGGTTAATGCCTTTTCAGGTATTTCTGTCGCTAACATCAGCGTCGGAAAAGAGCCTCAAGGAATAACGTACGTGCCATACAACCACGAACTCTATGTGGAAAACTATGGGACGAGTAATATAAGTGCAATAAGTTCCGCCGACAACAATGTGGTCGCAACCATCAGCCTTCCGGGCAGTCCGCAGTTCAGTGCGTATGACCCACAGAATCAGGCACTTTATGTTTCTGGATTGCAGGATGGTGTTGGCGTAATCTGGGTCCTGAACGTTACAACTAACGGCAATATTTCGACAATAAATTTGCCGCTACTTAATGCAATCCCGTATGGACTTGCGTTTGACCCCTACAATGGCTATATATATGTTACCGATAATTATAACAATTATGTTTACGTACTTTCTCCTTCAGGAACCGTCGTTGATACTATCGATACAGGACAGGGACCATATGGAATTGCCTTAGATCCCGTGAATAAGATGATGTATGTTTCCGATAATGACATTAATTCAAAGATATATAGATACCCTAAAGAATTTAACATCACCATAATAAATACAAACACGAATAGCCCCGTAAAGAGTGTTGTCCCAGGATCCTACCCCGAGGGGGTAGCGTATGACCCTGTGAATGGATACATATACGTAGCGAATTCAGGATCGGCGAATATATCTGTCCTTAATCCCACTACTGAGTCTATAATACAATCCCTGCCAGCTAGAGTGCAAACTCAGAACGGATCGAGTGCCATAGTTTATGATCCAGTGCTGCAACAGATCGTTTCCGTGAATGATATCGCAACCATCGACACAACACTGAATTACAACAGTGCTGGAGGCTTTGCGAGCCAATTTCTGAGTTCTCCCCCATCACGGTCTGTTGCCTATGACCCGATGAATCATCTTCTATATGTTGGAGATAGTTCCAGCAACGCTGTGGGTGTTTATTCATTAAACGGGGAACTTGTAACTTCCATAGCAACGGCCGGAGATATTTATTCTGTTATATACGGAAATAATACCATATTCGCGGCAGCCTATAGCACTAGCCAGGTAGTCCTTATAAATCCAGAGACGAATACTGTGACAAATACAGAGAGCTTAAAATATTCAAGCCCAGACGGGCTTGCCTATGACAGCCGCAATAATACCCTTTTCATCGCTTTTCCAAACAACAATATAGTGGGTGTGATGAACCTAAGCACTTACAAAATTGTGAAGTCTCTTGGGGTAGGTGAGGAACCTGCGGCACTGACGTACAGCAATATTACAAACCAAGTCTATGTCGGGGAATATGATGGCAATATTCACATAATAAATGCAAGCAGCTATGTGAATATTTATCCGAATTTTATTGGAGGATCTTATCCTTCCCAGGTAGTGTATGATCCTTACACTAATTCAATTTATATAGCCAATAGCGGGAACGATAGCATGTATATTATAAGTGTTCCCGAGATAAACTACAGTGTATCTGGCAATACACCATTTTACGCCATACCCCTTGGAAGCCCACAACAGAGCATTTTACTGAATCCATCAAATGGGCTTATATATATAATGCAGTCAGGCACGCATAATGTTACAATATTCAACCCTCTTTTAAATGAAACCGTCGGATCGATAAATTCTCCCGCGCTGTCTGGTGCGGGACTAATGACATATATACCTGGTGCTCAGATAATCCTGGCAGCGGATTCCACAGGCGTGGAGGAAATTTCTCCAGCGCAGACTTACAATGTGGCGGTTGAAGTTGGAAATCTCGTACCAGCCGGAAACACCTGGAATGTGCAGATTCAGCCTTCACTGGATAGTGCAATGGCACAGGTTTACAGTTCCACACAGCTATCGAACCAGTCAATAAACCTCCCACTTCCGAACGGCACCTATGACCTGAACATCTCCACAAATTATGGCGGAGTACATTCTATTCATGGGTATTTCGTTGTTAATGGATCCGCAAAGACTCTACTGTTCTATGAACAATTTAGGATTTATTTCAATGAGACGGGCCTTCCGTCAGGAACAGAATGGTCCATTACAATCGGAGGAGGGAAATATTCGTCTGTCTCAAATAGTACGGAATTAAATCTGTCGCCGGGAACCTACGAGGCAATCATCTCAGGGTCGGCTGGATTTGAGCCTTACCCCTCAAGCCTCCTTCTGACGGTCTCACATGCCAACATTTCCCAGGGCGTTTACTTCCAGTCACCGCAGAATCAGACATTTGGTGCAGTCAGCAGCACAATCGGCCTTTATAACGGCGGATCATATGCTGGAGATTCATTTATTCCTGTGACCCCCTCAACCTTTTCATTTTATGGTGCATATGATCCTGCTCTCGGGATCATGATCATACCGGTTGCAGGGGCTTCGGAGGCATTTGTTCAGGTCTACAACACTTCAGAAAACCAGGTTCTTTATACTAATACCCAGCCTGGGAACTTTTCTTTTACAACGTATGACCCAACTGCAGCATATTTTGATCCAAGCAATTCGATGTTTTATGTGGTCGATAGTTACTACAACATAGTTGCCTCAGTTTTCCCAAATAATTTGACCATTGAAAACGCAGTACATTTGCCAGGTAAACTGACACCCCTTATAAGCGGCATCGGCGATGAGATATATGTTGCCAATTCAACAGGAACAGTCTTTGGCGTCAACGTTAATACTGGCAGCGTACAGGACTTCAATGTTAATCTCAGCCTGTATGCCACCGTGATGTTACCTTATAACAAGGACCTGTTCATGCTGAATAGCACTGGAAACAGTTTAATTGAGCTCAATACCTCCACTGGAACAGTCAGCCAGTATGATTTCACCAATGGCTTCAGCGCTTTCCAGGTCATTGCTGGTCCCCCGGGGACGCTCTATATCTCCAGTATGAACGCGCAATTTGTGCAGGTATTCAATGAGAGCACTGATAAAGTTACAGCCTCCATAAACCTTGTCAGCAGCCTAGGTGGGAAAGAGTATTCTGGAAACATCGTTACCGGCGGAGTTTATGATCCATTCAACGGATATATGTACTTTAGTTCGGCGGCAGCACCCTCTATACTCACTTTTGGAAATTTTACGATCTACGACCCGGAATCCGGAAAAGTTATTGGAAGCTTCCCTGGCCTAAATGCCTCCTCCTCCATTTCCTTAATCCTTGACAACGCAAACCAGAAGATATATGCTGTGGCCTTAGCGGGAGATACTTTGACAGTGATATCACCACAGACGTATTACAGCGTTACGGTGAAGGAAAAAGGGCTTCCTGCAGGGACCTCATGGACATTGAAACTGAGCAATGGCCAGACCTTTACCACCACAGGAACTTCCATTACGTTCTCGGCTGAGAACGATACAGAATATGCTTACATACTGATCAGCGGGAATTCCTCTTTCGGAGGTACCCCGGGATCATTCACGCTCAGTGGTGGATCAGGTACTGTTCAGGCCAGTTTCAGCCTGCTCAAGTATACAGTTGACATAAAGGAAACAGGCCTTCCCTCCAGAACAAAATGGTTTGTGAACATAAGTGGCACAATATACAACTCCACTACCAATGAACTGGCGGTGCAACTTCCTAACGGCACCTATTCATACACTGTCAACGGGGTATCCGGTTACACTATTACTAACGCTACTGGCAATATAGCAGTGAAAGGAGGGGCAACCATTTACGTGAAATTCAGAAACACATCCAGCCTGCCTTTTATTGATATTGCGATCATTGGAGGTGTAGCAGCCGCCGTTGCCATTGCCGCAATTGCAGTTTACTTGGCCAGGGGACGTAAAAATAGGAAGTGA
- a CDS encoding amidohydrolase family protein: protein MKYIVTARIIYISFNPRRSCVAMGIEDGVVRATGNLEEVKEKMGNVTVNEYPDLVIMPGFIDAHMHLDDFGKYLSIIDLRGITSIEEMKSKISTSVNGNGWILGHGWDQDLFSEKRWPVRDDLDSAQSVMPVFLSRVDLHSAVINSVALREMNLEEKFADNPNLVRDSRGRITGVLSEEVFGYADDWIKDHTPERRWEVMLENAESEANKLGVTAVGFMSCTSRMYSNLLRLKAKGRLSLRIHAYISSDDFSELEYFGGDEFLKISGVKAFADGSLGSRTALLSFPYRDDVKNHGQPRESRGAIFSNGKLAEKRGMDIGTHAIGDLALDIVLSVYEELDQRHRIEHASLVRKDQLSKIKECNAILVIQPHFIMTDFWTLNRIGEDNAGIAYPFNTIMMHGIQIAISTDCPVENLNPWETVYAAVTRGSNEGIPLGTASREESLTIEQTLDAYTQGAAAALRNTDIGALLEGKLADFIVLDKDPLTVTERELLHISVKSTWVNGKRVWPN from the coding sequence ATGAAGTATATTGTAACTGCCCGGATCATATACATTTCTTTCAATCCCAGGAGATCATGTGTGGCAATGGGCATCGAAGACGGCGTTGTCCGGGCCACCGGAAACCTCGAGGAAGTCAAGGAGAAAATGGGCAATGTCACGGTTAATGAGTACCCAGACCTGGTGATCATGCCTGGTTTCATCGATGCGCACATGCATCTTGACGATTTTGGAAAATACCTCTCAATAATCGATCTCAGGGGAATAACCTCTATTGAGGAGATGAAGTCTAAGATCTCCACTTCAGTTAATGGTAATGGATGGATACTTGGACACGGCTGGGACCAAGATCTTTTCTCCGAGAAAAGGTGGCCTGTACGTGACGATCTGGACAGTGCGCAGAGCGTCATGCCGGTATTCCTTAGCAGGGTTGATCTGCATTCCGCGGTGATTAATAGCGTGGCCCTAAGAGAAATGAACCTTGAGGAAAAATTTGCAGATAATCCGAACCTAGTGAGGGATTCGCGTGGAAGGATTACGGGTGTGTTAAGTGAAGAAGTCTTTGGCTACGCTGATGACTGGATCAAGGATCATACGCCTGAAAGGAGGTGGGAAGTAATGCTTGAAAATGCCGAGTCTGAAGCCAACAAGCTTGGTGTAACAGCAGTGGGATTCATGAGTTGCACCTCTAGGATGTATTCTAACCTCCTGAGACTCAAGGCGAAAGGGCGGCTTTCACTGAGAATTCACGCCTATATTTCTTCCGACGATTTTTCAGAACTGGAATATTTCGGAGGGGATGAATTTTTGAAAATCTCTGGCGTCAAAGCTTTCGCCGATGGATCACTCGGCTCTAGAACTGCCCTGTTATCGTTCCCATACAGAGATGACGTGAAAAACCATGGGCAACCCCGAGAAAGCAGAGGGGCCATATTTAGTAACGGAAAACTTGCCGAAAAGCGTGGGATGGATATTGGTACACATGCCATTGGCGATCTTGCGCTTGACATTGTACTTTCAGTGTACGAAGAACTTGATCAGAGACATAGGATCGAACACGCTTCACTTGTCCGAAAGGACCAACTATCAAAAATAAAAGAATGTAATGCCATCCTCGTTATACAGCCCCATTTCATCATGACGGACTTCTGGACCCTCAACCGCATAGGAGAGGATAATGCGGGGATTGCCTACCCCTTCAATACAATAATGATGCACGGGATCCAGATTGCGATTTCTACAGACTGCCCGGTGGAGAATCTAAATCCATGGGAAACCGTTTATGCGGCAGTAACGAGAGGTTCAAATGAAGGCATACCCTTGGGCACGGCCTCCCGAGAAGAGAGCCTGACAATTGAACAAACTCTGGATGCCTACACACAGGGAGCCGCTGCAGCTTTGAGAAACACGGATATAGGCGCCCTTCTCGAAGGGAAATTGGCAGACTTCATAGTTTTAGATAAGGACCCGCTAACAGTAACTGAAAGGGAACTTCTGCACATCAGCGTTAAAAGTACCTGGGTCAACGGAAAGCGGGTATGGCCTAATTGA
- a CDS encoding isochorismatase family cysteine hydrolase, translating into MPNYEKLIRKEGSALIVWDVQEALISRIFNKDEFFGNVKKLLAEARKLPIPVFYTKITPLPEKFESPIRRAAGFSRFQPGDIPDEIRPASEDIVLNKNTASIFIGTNFELMTRNAGIKTLIFTGIATEMGIETSARHAQNLGYLPVIVEDGVSSSDKEAHERSLKNMAKLMPVIKTDGLIKTLRA; encoded by the coding sequence ATGCCTAATTATGAAAAACTAATAAGGAAAGAGGGAAGTGCCCTTATCGTATGGGATGTTCAGGAGGCCCTAATTTCAAGAATTTTCAACAAAGACGAATTTTTTGGAAATGTGAAGAAGTTATTGGCTGAAGCAAGGAAACTACCCATTCCTGTATTTTACACTAAAATTACTCCGCTGCCAGAGAAGTTTGAGTCGCCGATCAGGAGGGCAGCGGGATTCAGCAGGTTCCAGCCTGGCGATATACCTGACGAAATACGCCCTGCAAGCGAGGATATTGTGCTGAACAAGAACACAGCTAGCATTTTCATAGGAACAAATTTCGAGCTAATGACAAGGAACGCAGGTATCAAGACTCTCATTTTTACTGGAATTGCAACCGAGATGGGTATCGAGACCTCTGCGAGACATGCCCAGAATCTCGGATACCTGCCGGTAATCGTCGAGGATGGTGTATCATCCAGCGATAAAGAAGCACATGAGAGGAGCCTGAAGAATATGGCCAAGCTTATGCCCGTGATAAAGACTGATGGTCTCATCAAGACTCTGAGGGCATGA